The DNA segment GAAATAAATTTAGATTTTTCGTTTGGCTCATTAGAAGATAACATAGATAAGGTAATAAACGAAATAAATAACTATACAAGTGAAAATGGAAAAATTATAATTATTTCAAACTCTCTAAGAAGAATATGGATTTTAAAGGATAAACTTAACACCTTAGGAGTTGATGCTGGGATAATTATAGGGCCGATAAAATCAAAAGAAGAAAGAAAAAGGAATTTACAAAAAAAGGTAATACTTGCAACACCTACGGTAGATATAGGATATGATTTTGAAGAAGTTAGACTTTTAATATTCGAAGCTTTTAATCCAGATGAGTTTTTGCAACGTTTGGGAAGAGCAGGTAGAACTTTGGGAAAAACACTAAATTTTACTCCCAAAGTTATTGCATTTTTACCAAAGACTGTAAAATACAAGTTTGAACAAATATTCCAAGACAAAAACACTATTACACGAAAAGAACTGGAATCAAAAATAAAAGAGATTTTTTCATCACATAACCTTGATTTTGAACAACTTTACAGAGGACCATTTGTCCTACAAATAGCATTCTTTCTTTATAATTTTGAAAAACTTTTCGTCAAAGATGATAAATTTTTCGAAGACTACAAGAAAAACTTCTTAAACCTTTATAAAATTCCAGTTGATTACACAGTTTTAAAAAATAAATATTTACCATATTTTATAATTTATGTCTATGAAACTCTAAAACAAATTAGCGAAGACAAAGCAAATAAATTTATTGAATTTGATTTCAATAAAAAGATACTAAAAAATTTCATCGAAAGAAAAATAGCCGAAAGGCTAATAAATACTAAAAAAATCAATTATTACTTTAAAGGAATCAAACAATTCTTCGATAATTATATACTAAATTTTAGAATTAACGATATAACAAATGTAAAAGTTGTAGACAAACAAAAAACATTTGGTATAGAAAAATTTGATTATTCATTAATATTCATACTTGAAAATGCCAACATAGAGAGAATTGATAAAAATACTATATATATCAACGGTATAAGTAGGAAAGAAAAAATACACTTTGAAGTTCCAAAAATAATCAACAAAGAATTTTTTGTAACATACCTGACAATCAATGAAGAATTTATAGGACTAGAAGAAAATAATAAATTTTTAAAAGCTGTCTTCCTTCTAAACAACAAAACAGAAGCCATTGCAAGAAGCTTTGGGTTTTATCCTTCAAGAATCATAATGGGTTCAGAAAAAAAGAAAGCACTTTTTGGAGAGCAAGCACTAATAGCAAAAACGTTATTTTCCACGGAAAAACCATGGGATTTTGAAATACTTCCCATTGTCTGAAAATGGGGTGTTAAAATGTTTCCAGAAATACCTATTTATTCAATAAATGCATATTTATACTGTGAATATAGATATTTTCTCGAAGAAGTTGTTGGAATATTTAAGGAAAATGCCCATATATCAGAAGGAAAATACATAAATGAAAAAGAAAGTAAAAACATCTCAACTAAAAATTGGAAAAAAACATCAAAAATATTTGTTTCATCAGAAGAGTATGGGATTTATGGATATATAGATAATGTAATAAAAACACCTGATAAAATTAAGATTGTAGAAATAAAAAAAGGTTCTGCCAAAAAGCCTTATGAAAATGATATAATGCAAATAATTGCGTATATGATAGCCTATTCTGAAACTTTTGAAATAAAAAAAGAAAGTATAATAGGAGAATTAAATTATAAAGGTTCAAATACAAAATTTAGAGTTAAGTTAACGGATAATAGACTCAATAAATTAAAAAATATAATTGACAATATATACGCAATAAAATCTGATAAAATTCGACCTATCCCAAAATATAGGAAAAAATGCAAAGATTGTAGTTTATTTGAAATATGTCAACCAATCAATAATGAAAAAGTAAAAATAATGCCTCGTATCGTTGAAAAACAACCTATTTTTTTATTTAGCCATGGAATATTCATAGGAAAAAAAGGAGAAAGTTTTCTATTTACTTTAAACAACGAAAAAAACGTGATTCCAGCATACAAAATTTCATCAATAAATATTTTTGGAATTTTTACAATATCAAGACAAGCAGTCGAATTGGCAGCAAAATACTCCATACCAATAATTATTAATAATTCAATTTGCAAAAACATAACTACCATAAATATACCATTTTCAAAAAATAATTTCTTACGAAAAAAACAAGTAGAATTATCTAGCGATGAAAAATTGAAATTAGAGCTCTCAAAAAAAATGATAATTGGAAAAATAAGAAATATGGAAATCACTTTGAAAAAGAAAAATATAAAAATTAATTATACACCATATATTTATAAAATAAATAAAGCATCAACATCAGATGAAATTATTGGCATAGAAGGAATAGTATCAAGAAATTACTTTGAGAATTTTGGAAATATTTTAAATAATTTTACTTTTAATACACGTACAAGGCGACCTCCAAAAGATCCTATTAATTCTTTATTAAGTTTCGGATACACTATACTTTACAACCTTGTACATTCAATATTACTTTCAATTGGACTTGATCCATACTTTGGATTTCTTCACACTACTCAATATGGAAGAGGATCACTTGCATTAGATCTCATGGAAGAATTCCGACCATTAATTATCGATACTTCAGTAATAAAAGTAATAAACAAATCTATGATAAAAGAAAAAGATTTTATCAAAGAAAACAATGGAATTTATTTAAAGCAAAAGGCCAGAAAAAAATTTGTCAATGTTATTTTAAAAAGACTCTTAGATAAACATTATTATGATAAAATGGGAGGATCCATAGAATACATAAGGATAATAGAATCACAAGCCAGATTATTACAAAAACATATACTCGGAGAACTGGAATATACTCCTTTCATTGTAAAGAAGTGATTTTCATGATGACATATATAATCAGCTATGATATAAAGAAAGA comes from the Thermosipho affectus genome and includes:
- the cas3 gene encoding type I-D CRISPR-associated helicase Cas3'; amino-acid sequence: MKIKSLEIPVIYDKYVKFIPFHQIETAEKLKKYDIVFNTYPTGSGKTRALLNSIKELTPKKVLIIAPINVLIDQYEEKVKQFVKSEKLEYEVVTFTSSRIKETKETFESNQQFVRKVLEKKSKTIIISNPDIVYLILLQFYGNNYNIKRTMVADLLSEIDFFAFDEFHYYDPIRSFLAITLLFTYHQIKSKNNETKKFLFLSATPSNTIIKVLKHLNLNWYEVKLDEGHNKSKEKSLSEINLDFSFGSLEDNIDKVINEINNYTSENGKIIIISNSLRRIWILKDKLNTLGVDAGIIIGPIKSKEERKRNLQKKVILATPTVDIGYDFEEVRLLIFEAFNPDEFLQRLGRAGRTLGKTLNFTPKVIAFLPKTVKYKFEQIFQDKNTITRKELESKIKEIFSSHNLDFEQLYRGPFVLQIAFFLYNFEKLFVKDDKFFEDYKKNFLNLYKIPVDYTVLKNKYLPYFIIYVYETLKQISEDKANKFIEFDFNKKILKNFIERKIAERLINTKKINYYFKGIKQFFDNYILNFRINDITNVKVVDKQKTFGIEKFDYSLIFILENANIERIDKNTIYINGISRKEKIHFEVPKIINKEFFVTYLTINEEFIGLEENNKFLKAVFLLNNKTEAIARSFGFYPSRIIMGSEKKKALFGEQALIAKTLFSTEKPWDFEILPIV
- a CDS encoding CRISPR-associated endonuclease Cas4/Cas1; this encodes MFPEIPIYSINAYLYCEYRYFLEEVVGIFKENAHISEGKYINEKESKNISTKNWKKTSKIFVSSEEYGIYGYIDNVIKTPDKIKIVEIKKGSAKKPYENDIMQIIAYMIAYSETFEIKKESIIGELNYKGSNTKFRVKLTDNRLNKLKNIIDNIYAIKSDKIRPIPKYRKKCKDCSLFEICQPINNEKVKIMPRIVEKQPIFLFSHGIFIGKKGESFLFTLNNEKNVIPAYKISSINIFGIFTISRQAVELAAKYSIPIIINNSICKNITTINIPFSKNNFLRKKQVELSSDEKLKLELSKKMIIGKIRNMEITLKKKNIKINYTPYIYKINKASTSDEIIGIEGIVSRNYFENFGNILNNFTFNTRTRRPPKDPINSLLSFGYTILYNLVHSILLSIGLDPYFGFLHTTQYGRGSLALDLMEEFRPLIIDTSVIKVINKSMIKEKDFIKENNGIYLKQKARKKFVNVILKRLLDKHYYDKMGGSIEYIRIIESQARLLQKHILGELEYTPFIVKK